The following coding sequences are from one Zalophus californianus isolate mZalCal1 chromosome 15, mZalCal1.pri.v2, whole genome shotgun sequence window:
- the LOC113923756 gene encoding mini-chromosome maintenance complex-binding protein isoform X3 — translation MPCGEDWLSHPLGIVQGFFAQNGVNSDWEKKVIEYFKEKLKENNAPKWVPSLNEVPLHYLKPNSFVKFRCMIQDMFDPEFYMGVYETVNRNTKARVLHFGKYRDVAECGPQQEVDLNSPRTTTLERQTFYCVPVPGESTWVKEAYVNANQARVSPSTSYTPSRHKRSYEDDEDMDLQPSKQKDQHAGARQAGSVGGLQWCGEPKRLETEASTGQQLNFLNLSSPFDLNFPLPGEKGPACLVKVYEDWDCFKVNDVLELYGVLSVDPVLSILNNDERDASSLLDPMECADAAEEQRVHSPPASLVPRIHVVLAQKLQHINPLLPACLNKEESKTCKFVSGFMSELSPVRAELLGFLTHALLGDSLAAEYLILHLISTVYTRRDVLPLGKFTVNLSGCPRNSTFTEHLYRIIQHLVPASFRLQMTIENMNRLKFIPHKDYTANRLVSGLLQLPSNTSLVVDETLLEQGQLDTPGVHNVTALSNLITWQKVDYDFSYHQMEFPCNINVFITSEGRSLLPADCQIHLQPQLTPPNMEEYMDSLLSAVLPSVLNKFRIYLTLLRFLDYSISDEITKAVEEDFVEMRKNDPQSITADDLHQLLIVARSRCVSQRTYLLIQEYPIKL, via the exons cccAAAATGGAGTTAATTCTGACTGGGAGAAGAAagtaattgaatattttaaggaaaagctGAAGGAAAATAACGCTCCTAAATGG GTACCATCACTGAATGAAGTTCCCCTTCATTATTTGAAACCTAACAGTTTTGTGAAGTTTCGTTGCATGATTCAGGATATGTTTGACCCTGAGTTTTACATGGGAGTTTATGAAACGGTTAACCGAAACACAAAAGCACGT GtccttcattttggaaaatacagagatGTAGCAGAGTGTGGG CCTCAACAAGAAGTTGATTTAAACTCCCCACGAACTACCACTTTGGAAAGACAGACTTTCTATTGTGTCCCAGTGCCTGGGGAATCTACATGGGTAAAAGAA GCCTATGTGAATGCAAACCAAGCTCGAGTTAGTCCTTCAACGTCCTACACTCCCAGTCGTCACAAGAGGAGTTACGAAGATGATGAAGATATGGACCTACAGCCCAGTAAACAGAAAGACCAACACGCAGGTGCCAGGCAAGCAG GGAGTGTTGGTGGTCTTCAGTGGTGTGGAGAGCCAAAACGTTTAGAAACTGAAGCTTCTACTGGCCAACAGCTGAACTTCTTGaacctctcttctccctttgaccTGAATTTTCCACTGCCAGGGGAGAAGGGCCCTGCATGCCTTGTGAAG GTCTATGAAGACTGGGATTGTTTCAAAGTCAACGATGTTCTTGAGTTATATGGTGTCCTATCTGTGGATCCTGTGCTAAGTATACTGAATAATGATGAAAG GGACGCCTCTTCGCTCCTGGACCCGATGGAATGTGCAGATGCGGCTGAGGAGCAAAGGGTGCACAGCCCTCCTGCTTCGTTAGTGCCGAGAATTCACGTGGTGTTAGCCCAGAAGTTGCAGCACATCAATCCTTTACTGCCTGCTTGCCTTAACAAGGAGGAGAGCAAAACCTGTAAGT tCGTTTCAGGTTTCATGTCTGAATTGTCTCCTGTCCGAGCAGAGCTGCTTGGGTTCCTCACACATGCCCTTCTGGGAGACAGCTTGGCCGCTGAGTACCTGATACTGCATCTCATCTCTACAGT GTATACAAGAAGAGATGTTCTTCCACTGGGAAAATTCACAGTTAACTTGAGTGGTTGCCCACGGAATAGTACCTTCACAGAACACTTATACCGGATTATTCAACATCTTGTTCCAGCA TCTTTTCGTCTGCAGATGACTATAGAGAACATGAACCGTTTGAAATTCATCCCCCACAAAGACTATACAGCCAACCGCCTGGTCAGCGGGCTCCTCCAGCTCCCGAGCAACACTTCCCTTGTGGTTGACGAAACTCTCCTAGAGCAAGGGCAGCTGGACACACCGG gtgTTCATAATGTGACTGCCCTGAGCAACCTAATAACTTGGCAGAAGGTGGATTATGACTTCAGTTACCACCAGATGGAATTCCCCTGcaatattaatgtttttattacttCGGAGGGGAGATCACTCCTACCG GCAGACTGCCAGATCCACTTACAGCCCCAGCTCACCCCCCCAAACATGGAGGAGTACATGGACAGCCTTCTGTCCGCCGTGCTGCCCTCCGTGCTGAACAAGTTCCGCATCTACCTGACCCTTCTGAGGTTCCTGGATTACAGCATCTCCGATGAGATAACCAAG GCAGTTGAAGAGGACTTCGTGGAAATGCGCAAGAATGACCCTCAGAGCATCACTGCTGACGATCTCCACCAGTTGCTCATTGTAGCTCG TTCCAGATGTGTTAGTCAACGAACTTATCTACTAATCCAGGAATACCCAATAAAGCTATAG
- the LOC113923756 gene encoding mini-chromosome maintenance complex-binding protein isoform X2, translating into MPCGEDWLSHPLGIVQGFFAQNGVNSDWEKKVIEYFKEKLKENNAPKWVPSLNEVPLHYLKPNSFVKFRCMIQDMFDPEFYMGVYETVNRNTKARVLHFGKYRDVAECGPQQEVDLNSPRTTTLERQTFYCVPVPGESTWVKEAYVNANQARVSPSTSYTPSRHKRSYEDDEDMDLQPSKQKDQHAGARQAGSVGGLQWCGEPKRLETEASTGQQLNFLNLSSPFDLNFPLPGEKGPACLVKVYEDWDCFKVNDVLELYGVLSVDPVLSILNNDERDASSLLDPMECADAAEEQRVHSPPASLVPRIHVVLAQKLQHINPLLPACLNKEESKTFVSGFMSELSPVRAELLGFLTHALLGDSLAAEYLILHLISTVYTRRDVLPLGKFTVNLSGCPRNSTFTEHLYRIIQHLVPASFRLQMTIENMNRLKFIPHKDYTANRLVSGLLQLPSNTSLVVDETLLEQGQLDTPGVHNVTALSNLITWQKVDYDFSYHQMEFPCNINVFITSEGRSLLPADCQIHLQPQLTPPNMEEYMDSLLSAVLPSVLNKFRIYLTLLRFLDYSISDEITKAVEEDFVEMRKNDPQSITADDLHQLLIVARFLSLSAGQTTLSRERWLRAKQLESLRRTRLQQQKCVNGNEL; encoded by the exons cccAAAATGGAGTTAATTCTGACTGGGAGAAGAAagtaattgaatattttaaggaaaagctGAAGGAAAATAACGCTCCTAAATGG GTACCATCACTGAATGAAGTTCCCCTTCATTATTTGAAACCTAACAGTTTTGTGAAGTTTCGTTGCATGATTCAGGATATGTTTGACCCTGAGTTTTACATGGGAGTTTATGAAACGGTTAACCGAAACACAAAAGCACGT GtccttcattttggaaaatacagagatGTAGCAGAGTGTGGG CCTCAACAAGAAGTTGATTTAAACTCCCCACGAACTACCACTTTGGAAAGACAGACTTTCTATTGTGTCCCAGTGCCTGGGGAATCTACATGGGTAAAAGAA GCCTATGTGAATGCAAACCAAGCTCGAGTTAGTCCTTCAACGTCCTACACTCCCAGTCGTCACAAGAGGAGTTACGAAGATGATGAAGATATGGACCTACAGCCCAGTAAACAGAAAGACCAACACGCAGGTGCCAGGCAAGCAG GGAGTGTTGGTGGTCTTCAGTGGTGTGGAGAGCCAAAACGTTTAGAAACTGAAGCTTCTACTGGCCAACAGCTGAACTTCTTGaacctctcttctccctttgaccTGAATTTTCCACTGCCAGGGGAGAAGGGCCCTGCATGCCTTGTGAAG GTCTATGAAGACTGGGATTGTTTCAAAGTCAACGATGTTCTTGAGTTATATGGTGTCCTATCTGTGGATCCTGTGCTAAGTATACTGAATAATGATGAAAG GGACGCCTCTTCGCTCCTGGACCCGATGGAATGTGCAGATGCGGCTGAGGAGCAAAGGGTGCACAGCCCTCCTGCTTCGTTAGTGCCGAGAATTCACGTGGTGTTAGCCCAGAAGTTGCAGCACATCAATCCTTTACTGCCTGCTTGCCTTAACAAGGAGGAGAGCAAAACCT tCGTTTCAGGTTTCATGTCTGAATTGTCTCCTGTCCGAGCAGAGCTGCTTGGGTTCCTCACACATGCCCTTCTGGGAGACAGCTTGGCCGCTGAGTACCTGATACTGCATCTCATCTCTACAGT GTATACAAGAAGAGATGTTCTTCCACTGGGAAAATTCACAGTTAACTTGAGTGGTTGCCCACGGAATAGTACCTTCACAGAACACTTATACCGGATTATTCAACATCTTGTTCCAGCA TCTTTTCGTCTGCAGATGACTATAGAGAACATGAACCGTTTGAAATTCATCCCCCACAAAGACTATACAGCCAACCGCCTGGTCAGCGGGCTCCTCCAGCTCCCGAGCAACACTTCCCTTGTGGTTGACGAAACTCTCCTAGAGCAAGGGCAGCTGGACACACCGG gtgTTCATAATGTGACTGCCCTGAGCAACCTAATAACTTGGCAGAAGGTGGATTATGACTTCAGTTACCACCAGATGGAATTCCCCTGcaatattaatgtttttattacttCGGAGGGGAGATCACTCCTACCG GCAGACTGCCAGATCCACTTACAGCCCCAGCTCACCCCCCCAAACATGGAGGAGTACATGGACAGCCTTCTGTCCGCCGTGCTGCCCTCCGTGCTGAACAAGTTCCGCATCTACCTGACCCTTCTGAGGTTCCTGGATTACAGCATCTCCGATGAGATAACCAAG GCAGTTGAAGAGGACTTCGTGGAAATGCGCAAGAATGACCCTCAGAGCATCACTGCTGACGATCTCCACCAGTTGCTCATTGTAGCTCG GTTTCTGTCTCTCAGTGCCGGTCAGACCACACTGTCAAGAGAGCGGTGGCTCAGAGCAAAGCAGCTAGAGTCTTTAAGAAGAACCAGGCTTCAACAGCAGAAATGTGTGAATGGAAATGAACTTTAA
- the LOC113923756 gene encoding mini-chromosome maintenance complex-binding protein isoform X1, protein MPCGEDWLSHPLGIVQGFFAQNGVNSDWEKKVIEYFKEKLKENNAPKWVPSLNEVPLHYLKPNSFVKFRCMIQDMFDPEFYMGVYETVNRNTKARVLHFGKYRDVAECGPQQEVDLNSPRTTTLERQTFYCVPVPGESTWVKEAYVNANQARVSPSTSYTPSRHKRSYEDDEDMDLQPSKQKDQHAGARQAGSVGGLQWCGEPKRLETEASTGQQLNFLNLSSPFDLNFPLPGEKGPACLVKVYEDWDCFKVNDVLELYGVLSVDPVLSILNNDERDASSLLDPMECADAAEEQRVHSPPASLVPRIHVVLAQKLQHINPLLPACLNKEESKTCKFVSGFMSELSPVRAELLGFLTHALLGDSLAAEYLILHLISTVYTRRDVLPLGKFTVNLSGCPRNSTFTEHLYRIIQHLVPASFRLQMTIENMNRLKFIPHKDYTANRLVSGLLQLPSNTSLVVDETLLEQGQLDTPGVHNVTALSNLITWQKVDYDFSYHQMEFPCNINVFITSEGRSLLPADCQIHLQPQLTPPNMEEYMDSLLSAVLPSVLNKFRIYLTLLRFLDYSISDEITKAVEEDFVEMRKNDPQSITADDLHQLLIVARFLSLSAGQTTLSRERWLRAKQLESLRRTRLQQQKCVNGNEL, encoded by the exons cccAAAATGGAGTTAATTCTGACTGGGAGAAGAAagtaattgaatattttaaggaaaagctGAAGGAAAATAACGCTCCTAAATGG GTACCATCACTGAATGAAGTTCCCCTTCATTATTTGAAACCTAACAGTTTTGTGAAGTTTCGTTGCATGATTCAGGATATGTTTGACCCTGAGTTTTACATGGGAGTTTATGAAACGGTTAACCGAAACACAAAAGCACGT GtccttcattttggaaaatacagagatGTAGCAGAGTGTGGG CCTCAACAAGAAGTTGATTTAAACTCCCCACGAACTACCACTTTGGAAAGACAGACTTTCTATTGTGTCCCAGTGCCTGGGGAATCTACATGGGTAAAAGAA GCCTATGTGAATGCAAACCAAGCTCGAGTTAGTCCTTCAACGTCCTACACTCCCAGTCGTCACAAGAGGAGTTACGAAGATGATGAAGATATGGACCTACAGCCCAGTAAACAGAAAGACCAACACGCAGGTGCCAGGCAAGCAG GGAGTGTTGGTGGTCTTCAGTGGTGTGGAGAGCCAAAACGTTTAGAAACTGAAGCTTCTACTGGCCAACAGCTGAACTTCTTGaacctctcttctccctttgaccTGAATTTTCCACTGCCAGGGGAGAAGGGCCCTGCATGCCTTGTGAAG GTCTATGAAGACTGGGATTGTTTCAAAGTCAACGATGTTCTTGAGTTATATGGTGTCCTATCTGTGGATCCTGTGCTAAGTATACTGAATAATGATGAAAG GGACGCCTCTTCGCTCCTGGACCCGATGGAATGTGCAGATGCGGCTGAGGAGCAAAGGGTGCACAGCCCTCCTGCTTCGTTAGTGCCGAGAATTCACGTGGTGTTAGCCCAGAAGTTGCAGCACATCAATCCTTTACTGCCTGCTTGCCTTAACAAGGAGGAGAGCAAAACCTGTAAGT tCGTTTCAGGTTTCATGTCTGAATTGTCTCCTGTCCGAGCAGAGCTGCTTGGGTTCCTCACACATGCCCTTCTGGGAGACAGCTTGGCCGCTGAGTACCTGATACTGCATCTCATCTCTACAGT GTATACAAGAAGAGATGTTCTTCCACTGGGAAAATTCACAGTTAACTTGAGTGGTTGCCCACGGAATAGTACCTTCACAGAACACTTATACCGGATTATTCAACATCTTGTTCCAGCA TCTTTTCGTCTGCAGATGACTATAGAGAACATGAACCGTTTGAAATTCATCCCCCACAAAGACTATACAGCCAACCGCCTGGTCAGCGGGCTCCTCCAGCTCCCGAGCAACACTTCCCTTGTGGTTGACGAAACTCTCCTAGAGCAAGGGCAGCTGGACACACCGG gtgTTCATAATGTGACTGCCCTGAGCAACCTAATAACTTGGCAGAAGGTGGATTATGACTTCAGTTACCACCAGATGGAATTCCCCTGcaatattaatgtttttattacttCGGAGGGGAGATCACTCCTACCG GCAGACTGCCAGATCCACTTACAGCCCCAGCTCACCCCCCCAAACATGGAGGAGTACATGGACAGCCTTCTGTCCGCCGTGCTGCCCTCCGTGCTGAACAAGTTCCGCATCTACCTGACCCTTCTGAGGTTCCTGGATTACAGCATCTCCGATGAGATAACCAAG GCAGTTGAAGAGGACTTCGTGGAAATGCGCAAGAATGACCCTCAGAGCATCACTGCTGACGATCTCCACCAGTTGCTCATTGTAGCTCG GTTTCTGTCTCTCAGTGCCGGTCAGACCACACTGTCAAGAGAGCGGTGGCTCAGAGCAAAGCAGCTAGAGTCTTTAAGAAGAACCAGGCTTCAACAGCAGAAATGTGTGAATGGAAATGAACTTTAA
- the LOC113923756 gene encoding mini-chromosome maintenance complex-binding protein isoform X4 — protein MPCGEDWLSHPLGIVQGFFAQNGVNSDWEKKVIEYFKEKLKENNAPKWVPSLNEVPLHYLKPNSFVKFRCMIQDMFDPEFYMGVYETVNRNTKARVLHFGKYRDVAECGPQQEVDLNSPRTTTLERQTFYCVPVPGESTWVKEAYVNANQARVSPSTSYTPSRHKRSYEDDEDMDLQPSKQKDQHAGARQAGSVGGLQWCGEPKRLETEASTGQQLNFLNLSSPFDLNFPLPGEKGPACLVKVYEDWDCFKVNDVLELYGVLSVDPVLSILNNDERDASSLLDPMECADAAEEQRVHSPPASLVPRIHVVLAQKLQHINPLLPACLNKEESKTCKFVSGFMSELSPVRAELLGFLTHALLGDSLAAEYLILHLISTVYTRRDVLPLGKFTVNLSGCPRNSTFTEHLYRIIQHLVPASFRLQMTIENMNRLKFIPHKDYTANRLVSGLLQLPSNTSLVVDETLLEQGQLDTPGVHNVTALSNLITWQKVDYDFSYHQMEFPCNINVFITSEGRSLLPDEKLSVKNQIRQITRQAKGRCWWQQPPHPGIESRSCL, from the exons cccAAAATGGAGTTAATTCTGACTGGGAGAAGAAagtaattgaatattttaaggaaaagctGAAGGAAAATAACGCTCCTAAATGG GTACCATCACTGAATGAAGTTCCCCTTCATTATTTGAAACCTAACAGTTTTGTGAAGTTTCGTTGCATGATTCAGGATATGTTTGACCCTGAGTTTTACATGGGAGTTTATGAAACGGTTAACCGAAACACAAAAGCACGT GtccttcattttggaaaatacagagatGTAGCAGAGTGTGGG CCTCAACAAGAAGTTGATTTAAACTCCCCACGAACTACCACTTTGGAAAGACAGACTTTCTATTGTGTCCCAGTGCCTGGGGAATCTACATGGGTAAAAGAA GCCTATGTGAATGCAAACCAAGCTCGAGTTAGTCCTTCAACGTCCTACACTCCCAGTCGTCACAAGAGGAGTTACGAAGATGATGAAGATATGGACCTACAGCCCAGTAAACAGAAAGACCAACACGCAGGTGCCAGGCAAGCAG GGAGTGTTGGTGGTCTTCAGTGGTGTGGAGAGCCAAAACGTTTAGAAACTGAAGCTTCTACTGGCCAACAGCTGAACTTCTTGaacctctcttctccctttgaccTGAATTTTCCACTGCCAGGGGAGAAGGGCCCTGCATGCCTTGTGAAG GTCTATGAAGACTGGGATTGTTTCAAAGTCAACGATGTTCTTGAGTTATATGGTGTCCTATCTGTGGATCCTGTGCTAAGTATACTGAATAATGATGAAAG GGACGCCTCTTCGCTCCTGGACCCGATGGAATGTGCAGATGCGGCTGAGGAGCAAAGGGTGCACAGCCCTCCTGCTTCGTTAGTGCCGAGAATTCACGTGGTGTTAGCCCAGAAGTTGCAGCACATCAATCCTTTACTGCCTGCTTGCCTTAACAAGGAGGAGAGCAAAACCTGTAAGT tCGTTTCAGGTTTCATGTCTGAATTGTCTCCTGTCCGAGCAGAGCTGCTTGGGTTCCTCACACATGCCCTTCTGGGAGACAGCTTGGCCGCTGAGTACCTGATACTGCATCTCATCTCTACAGT GTATACAAGAAGAGATGTTCTTCCACTGGGAAAATTCACAGTTAACTTGAGTGGTTGCCCACGGAATAGTACCTTCACAGAACACTTATACCGGATTATTCAACATCTTGTTCCAGCA TCTTTTCGTCTGCAGATGACTATAGAGAACATGAACCGTTTGAAATTCATCCCCCACAAAGACTATACAGCCAACCGCCTGGTCAGCGGGCTCCTCCAGCTCCCGAGCAACACTTCCCTTGTGGTTGACGAAACTCTCCTAGAGCAAGGGCAGCTGGACACACCGG gtgTTCATAATGTGACTGCCCTGAGCAACCTAATAACTTGGCAGAAGGTGGATTATGACTTCAGTTACCACCAGATGGAATTCCCCTGcaatattaatgtttttattacttCGGAGGGGAGATCACTCCTACCG GATGAAAAACTATCTGTGAAGAACCAGATACGGCAAATCACAAGACAAGCGAAGGGAAGGTGTTGGTGGCAGCAACCCCCACATCCAGGCATAGAAAGTAGAAGCTGTCTATAA